A genomic region of Phragmites australis chromosome 2, lpPhrAust1.1, whole genome shotgun sequence contains the following coding sequences:
- the LOC133902117 gene encoding uncharacterized protein LOC133902117 gives MSIAPQREVARESGGGPFLYPQLMTTNYTNWVIRVQAMMEYQGVWEVVEPAAGAAVDEKKDKKARSHRFQALPEDLLMQVAREKIAKEEGESLYQYARRFNNMFVRYANQGETLDDAALVKKLFDIVPDRFLSIVVTATGVVVDAAEVVAEMVVAGCRRNKSHIKCFNCHKMGHYANECKAPKKKEEETHLTHADDIETALLLVVSEEPAQEQQHQRGAMLLNKEKVKSELRDTTEGGSSSEIWYLDNGASNHMTGVKEKFRELDESVTDKVKFVDGSTVQIMGIGSVVFSCKNDD, from the exons ATGTCGATCGCACCTCAGAGAGAGGTGGCGCGGGAGAGCGGCGGTGGGCCATTCTTGTACCCGCAGTTGATGACGACAAACTACACGAACTGGGTGATTCGCGTGCAGGCGATGATGGAATATCAAGGCGTCTGGGAGGTAGTCGAGCCAGCGGCAGGTGCGGCTGTCgacgagaagaaggacaagaaggcgagGTCGCATCGGTTCCAAGCGCTCCCGGAGGATCTCCTGATGCAGGTGGCAAGGGAGAAAATTGCAAAGGAG gagggagagagcctgTACCAGTATGCCAGAAGGTTCAATAACATGTTCGTCAGGTACGCAAACCAAGGGGAGACGCTCGACGACGCTGCATTGGTCAAAAAACTATTTGACATCGTGCCGGATCGATTCCTGAGT ATAGTAGTAACCGCGACCGGGGTGGTCGTGGATGCGGCAGAGGTCGTGGCAGAGATGGTTGTGGCGGGATGTCGccgcaacaagagccacatcaaATGTTTCAACTGCCACAAGATGGGGCACTATGCGAACGAGTGCAAGGcaccgaagaagaaggaagaggagacacATCTCACTCATGCTGACGACATTGAGACGGCCCTGCTACTCGTGGTGTCAGAagagccagcacaagaacagcaGCACCAGCGAGGAGCCATGCTGTTGAATAAGGAGAAAGTGAAGTCGGAACTGCGCGACACAACGGAGGGAGGCTCCAGCTCTGAGATATGGTACCTAGACAATGGGGCtagtaatcacatgaccggtgtcaaagagaagttcagagagctGGACGAAAGTGTCACTGACAAGGTGAAATTCGTGGATGGTTCCACGGTGCAGATCATGGGCATAGGGTCTGTTGTGTTCAGCTGCAAGAACGACGACTAG